A genomic window from Pirellulales bacterium includes:
- a CDS encoding hemolysin III family protein — protein sequence MRSTPVSRPHSVTLAAIEDEIANGVTHGIGLGLSIAGLVGLVVLTTWQGTLWHIIGCSVYGASLVVLYAASTLYHAVQHPRAKQILRLVDHIAIYLLIAGTYTPFTLVNLRGPWGWTLFGIVWGLAIFGAVFKLLYGHGFPWVSLGLYLAMGWVCVIAARPMLESVPTGCLLWLLAGGLTYTAGTIFYAWDSIRYFHAVWHIFVLAGSALHYCAVINYVVPFGS from the coding sequence ATGCGTAGCACCCCGGTCTCACGTCCGCATTCCGTCACGTTGGCCGCGATCGAAGATGAGATCGCCAATGGAGTGACGCATGGTATTGGCTTGGGGCTCAGCATCGCCGGGCTCGTCGGGCTCGTCGTCCTCACCACCTGGCAGGGCACCCTCTGGCACATCATCGGCTGCTCCGTCTATGGCGCGTCGCTCGTCGTGTTGTATGCCGCCTCGACGCTCTACCATGCCGTCCAACATCCACGGGCCAAGCAGATCCTGCGGCTGGTCGATCACATCGCGATCTATCTGTTGATCGCCGGCACCTACACCCCCTTCACGCTGGTCAACCTGCGTGGTCCCTGGGGTTGGACCCTGTTTGGCATCGTGTGGGGACTGGCCATATTCGGGGCCGTCTTCAAGCTCCTGTATGGACACGGCTTCCCCTGGGTCTCCTTGGGCCTGTACCTGGCGATGGGCTGGGTCTGCGTGATCGCGGCGCGTCCCATGCTCGAGTCCGTCCCCACCGGTTGTCTGTTGTGGCTCTTGGCCGGCGGACTCACTTACACCGCCGGCACGATCTTCTACGCCTGGGATTCGATTCGATACTTCCACGCCGTGTGGCACATCTTCGTGCTCGCCGGCAGCGCGCTGCATTACTGCGCGGTAATCAACTACGTGGTTCCCTTCGGCAGCTAG
- a CDS encoding porin: protein MNALRWIALGFAGWFLATTVEQAQAAAPARTLRFVNVRQADPPTDTPAPPATAEPPIGVPESTAPTPTVPAAPATDDEPPLPTLPPPEGVPDEDAPSIDEILDPSPRGNAPIPGLDDERESAPAPATQPRQRSAPASPQTSPYRGDESQSAFVDDYGYDRPWYTDEAGCCRRNGHWLIPPALYSPRGLLGEELASALCFDAWLEQGFTWNPDSPPDRFNAGVGFNDRANEYQMNQLYLTMAKPVCTESCQWDIGGQVDLLYGTDYYFTTALGLETHNNGTQRWNRDYGPRANGAAPLYGLAMPQAFVDVYAPWGYGARFRLGHFYTIIGYETVPAVNNFFYSHSYSKLYGEPFTHTGFLSSYNILPSTAILAGVVRGWDTWEDINNDQGFLGGITWNSPERFASFAYSVYAGQEQNELLGEPNSTMVMFSAILTLRPSECFTYVLQYDRGFQENAAGPQFQNDADWYSIVQYFLRDINPCWAWGCRFEWFRDEEGTRLDTNGNRGDFFECTLGLNWKPNANLLVRPELRIDWSQTKGPLPYDGQSDSNQLLIATDVIYRF from the coding sequence ATGAACGCTTTGAGATGGATCGCGCTGGGGTTCGCCGGTTGGTTCTTGGCCACGACCGTCGAGCAGGCGCAGGCGGCCGCGCCGGCTCGAACGCTGCGCTTTGTCAACGTTCGTCAGGCCGATCCGCCTACCGATACGCCCGCGCCGCCGGCGACGGCTGAACCCCCGATCGGCGTGCCCGAAAGCACCGCGCCGACACCAACCGTGCCGGCCGCCCCGGCCACCGATGACGAGCCTCCGCTGCCGACCCTTCCGCCTCCGGAGGGTGTCCCCGATGAAGACGCGCCCTCGATCGACGAAATCCTGGACCCGAGTCCGCGCGGCAACGCGCCGATACCCGGTCTCGACGACGAGCGAGAGAGCGCACCCGCGCCTGCCACGCAGCCCCGCCAACGATCGGCGCCCGCTTCGCCACAGACAAGTCCCTACCGTGGCGACGAGTCGCAGTCGGCCTTCGTCGACGACTACGGTTACGATCGCCCCTGGTACACGGACGAGGCGGGCTGTTGCCGTCGCAACGGGCATTGGCTCATTCCGCCCGCCCTCTACTCGCCGCGCGGCCTGCTCGGCGAAGAACTTGCCTCCGCCCTCTGCTTCGACGCGTGGCTCGAGCAGGGCTTCACCTGGAACCCCGACAGCCCCCCCGATCGCTTCAATGCGGGGGTCGGCTTCAACGATCGGGCGAACGAGTACCAGATGAACCAGCTTTATCTGACGATGGCCAAGCCGGTCTGCACCGAATCGTGCCAATGGGATATCGGCGGCCAGGTCGACCTGCTCTACGGTACCGACTATTACTTCACCACCGCGCTGGGGCTCGAGACGCACAACAACGGCACGCAACGCTGGAATCGCGACTACGGTCCGCGCGCCAACGGCGCCGCGCCTCTATACGGCCTGGCCATGCCGCAGGCATTCGTCGACGTCTATGCGCCGTGGGGCTACGGCGCGCGTTTCCGCTTGGGCCATTTCTACACGATCATCGGCTACGAAACCGTGCCCGCGGTGAACAACTTCTTCTACTCGCATTCGTACAGCAAGCTCTACGGCGAGCCTTTCACGCACACCGGTTTTCTGAGCAGTTACAACATTCTGCCCAGTACGGCGATTCTTGCCGGCGTCGTTCGCGGTTGGGATACCTGGGAAGACATCAACAACGATCAAGGCTTCCTCGGCGGCATTACCTGGAACAGCCCCGAACGCTTCGCGTCGTTTGCTTACTCCGTGTATGCCGGCCAGGAGCAGAACGAACTGCTGGGCGAGCCGAACAGCACCATGGTGATGTTCAGCGCCATTCTCACGCTACGGCCCAGCGAGTGTTTCACCTACGTGCTGCAATACGACCGTGGGTTCCAGGAAAACGCCGCGGGACCGCAGTTTCAGAACGACGCCGATTGGTACAGCATCGTGCAGTACTTCCTGCGCGACATCAATCCATGCTGGGCCTGGGGATGCCGCTTCGAGTGGTTCCGCGACGAAGAGGGAACCCGCCTTGATACCAATGGCAACCGCGGCGATTTCTTCGAATGCACCTTGGGGCTGAACTGGAAGCCGAACGCGAATCTGCTGGTGCGGCCCGAGCTGCGCATCGACTGGTCGCAAACCAAGGGTCCGCTCCCCTACGATGGCCAGAGCGATTCGAACCAACTCTTGATCGCCACCGACGTGATCTATCGCTTCTGA
- the crcB gene encoding fluoride efflux transporter CrcB, producing MALQLTMVALGGAFGSVCRYLMHAGVQKWIGTRFPWGTLSVNVLGCLLVGFLAVSLGRHLPVRDEIRLGILVGVLGGFTTFSTFGFDTYQLVATGDARLAVANVLASCAIGLTAVWIGVRLAERCFAGG from the coding sequence GTGGCTCTGCAGTTGACGATGGTGGCGCTCGGCGGCGCGTTCGGCTCGGTCTGCCGCTACCTGATGCATGCCGGCGTGCAGAAATGGATCGGCACGCGCTTCCCTTGGGGCACGCTCAGCGTCAACGTCCTGGGGTGCCTGCTGGTCGGCTTTCTCGCCGTGAGCCTGGGCCGTCATCTGCCGGTCCGTGACGAGATTCGCCTGGGCATCCTGGTCGGCGTTCTCGGCGGGTTCACGACCTTCTCCACCTTCGGCTTCGACACGTATCAACTGGTCGCCACGGGAGACGCGCGCCTGGCTGTCGCGAATGTGCTCGCCAGTTGCGCGATCGGCTTGACCGCAGTCTGGATCGGCGTTCGTCTGGCCGAACGGTGCTTTGCCGGCGGTTAA